Proteins encoded by one window of Flagellimonas lutaonensis:
- the gyrB gene encoding DNA topoisomerase (ATP-hydrolyzing) subunit B, with protein MSEEVNSKQYSADSIQALEGMEHVRMRPSMYIGDVGTRGLHHLVYEVVDNSIDEALAGHCDTISVIINEDNSITVKDNGRGIPVGLHKKEGVSALEVVMTKIGAGGKFDKDSYKVSGGLHGVGVSVVNALSVSLKATVHREGKIWEQEYERGKTLYPVKSVGESSETGTIVTFKPDHQIFTQTTEFNYETLANRMRELSYLNKGVTITLTDKRNKDEKGEYISEIFYSEEGLKEFIRFLDGNREPLIQDVISMEGEKNGIPVEVAMVYNNSYTENLHSYVNNINTHEGGTHLSGFRRGLTTTLKKYADNSGMLDKLKFEVSGDDFREGLTAIVSVKVAEPQFEGQTKTKLGNREVSSAVSQAVSEMLTNYLEEHPDDAKSVVQKVILAAQARHAAQKAREMVQRKNPMTGGGLPGKLSDCSDQNPENCELFLVEGDSAGGTAKQGRDRNFQAILPLRGKILNVEKAMQHKVFENEEIRNIYTALGVTIGTEEDSKALNLEKLRYHKVIIMCDADVDGSHIETLILTFFFRYMRELIEAGHVYIATPPLYLVKKGSKKRYAWNDKERDEIIESMGGGASVQRYKGLGEMNAEQLWDTTMNPQYRTLRQVTIDNATESDRIFSMLMGDEVPPRREFIEKNAVYANIDA; from the coding sequence ATGAGCGAAGAAGTCAATTCAAAGCAATATTCTGCAGATAGTATTCAGGCCCTTGAGGGCATGGAACATGTTCGAATGAGGCCCTCGATGTACATCGGCGATGTGGGTACCCGAGGGCTGCACCATTTGGTATATGAGGTGGTCGATAACTCTATTGATGAAGCCTTGGCCGGTCATTGTGATACTATCTCGGTCATCATAAACGAAGATAATTCCATTACGGTCAAAGATAACGGTAGGGGCATCCCCGTGGGCCTGCATAAAAAAGAAGGTGTCTCTGCGCTTGAGGTTGTCATGACCAAGATCGGTGCAGGGGGTAAATTTGACAAAGATTCCTACAAGGTTTCGGGCGGTTTGCACGGTGTGGGTGTTTCGGTGGTAAACGCGCTCTCGGTGAGCCTAAAGGCTACGGTACATCGCGAGGGAAAGATATGGGAGCAGGAGTATGAGCGGGGCAAGACCCTATATCCGGTAAAGAGCGTGGGCGAGAGCAGCGAGACCGGAACCATTGTCACCTTCAAACCCGACCATCAGATTTTTACGCAGACGACCGAGTTCAACTATGAGACCTTGGCCAATAGAATGCGTGAACTTTCCTATTTGAATAAAGGGGTTACCATTACGCTTACCGACAAGCGCAATAAAGACGAAAAAGGGGAATACATCAGCGAAATATTTTATTCTGAAGAAGGCCTCAAAGAATTCATCAGGTTTTTGGATGGCAATCGTGAGCCCTTGATCCAAGATGTCATCTCAATGGAGGGCGAAAAGAACGGCATTCCTGTTGAAGTGGCAATGGTCTACAACAATAGCTATACTGAAAACCTACATTCGTACGTAAACAATATCAATACCCACGAGGGAGGTACCCACCTTTCAGGCTTTAGAAGGGGCCTGACAACGACTTTAAAGAAATATGCCGACAACTCCGGTATGCTCGATAAATTGAAGTTCGAGGTATCGGGCGATGATTTTAGGGAAGGTCTTACGGCCATTGTGTCCGTGAAAGTGGCAGAGCCACAGTTCGAGGGCCAGACCAAGACCAAATTGGGCAATAGAGAGGTCTCAAGTGCCGTGAGCCAAGCCGTTTCAGAGATGTTGACCAATTACCTTGAAGAACACCCAGACGATGCCAAAAGTGTGGTGCAGAAGGTGATTTTGGCGGCACAGGCACGTCATGCGGCCCAAAAGGCGCGGGAAATGGTACAGCGAAAGAACCCGATGACGGGTGGCGGCTTGCCAGGTAAGCTTTCAGACTGCTCAGACCAAAACCCCGAAAACTGTGAATTGTTCTTGGTTGAGGGTGATTCTGCCGGTGGCACCGCAAAACAGGGTCGCGACCGAAATTTTCAGGCCATTCTACCGTTGCGTGGTAAAATCTTGAACGTTGAAAAGGCCATGCAGCATAAGGTCTTTGAGAATGAAGAGATACGGAATATCTATACTGCCTTGGGGGTCACTATTGGAACCGAAGAAGACAGTAAGGCCTTGAACCTTGAAAAACTTCGTTATCATAAGGTCATTATCATGTGTGATGCCGATGTTGATGGTAGCCACATCGAAACACTTATTTTAACATTTTTCTTCCGCTATATGCGCGAATTGATCGAGGCGGGCCATGTGTACATTGCCACACCCCCTTTATACCTTGTCAAAAAAGGCTCTAAAAAGCGATATGCATGGAATGACAAAGAGCGCGATGAGATTATTGAATCTATGGGCGGTGGGGCCAGTGTGCAACGCTATAAAGGTCTTGGAGAGATGAACGCCGAGCAGCTTTGGGATACGACCATGAACCCCCAGTACAGGACCTTGCGTCAGGTGACCATAGACAATGCAACGGAATCTGATCGTATTTTCTCCATGTTGATGGGCGATGAGGTGCCGCCAAGACGTGAATTTATTGAGAAAAATGCCGTATATGCGAACATTGATGCATAA
- a CDS encoding DUF6588 family protein: MKKIFLCMLLSWGSLAMAQSNINDLFAAGLSDAERFTTAYLAPVSEAAIFNMSNGWYNSGDAKPLGGFEISLIGNITGFKNKDDKKAFTLNTADYENLQFVDGSTSKSVSTALGDIEGVRVFVEAEIAPGVTERAEFELPSGLSSEGINFVPSGYLQASVGLIKGLEVKARFLPKINTDDVSISLLGGGLQYDFTKALPADKLLPVAISAVIGYTSLNGEYDFTDTDVIAGENQRIDTQFNTWNFSAVVSTKMPVINFYGGLGYVTGKSETDVLGTYIVRQGPFQTTYEDPFSITEKVSGVTANIGTKLKLGFFRINVDYNISEFSTLTAGINFGFR, translated from the coding sequence ATGAAGAAAATTTTTCTTTGTATGCTTTTGTCATGGGGATCATTGGCAATGGCGCAGTCAAACATAAACGACCTGTTTGCAGCAGGGTTGAGCGATGCAGAACGGTTCACCACGGCCTACTTGGCCCCGGTCTCAGAAGCCGCTATCTTCAATATGTCGAACGGATGGTATAATTCTGGCGATGCCAAACCTTTGGGTGGATTTGAAATATCATTGATAGGAAACATCACCGGTTTTAAGAACAAAGACGATAAAAAGGCCTTTACATTGAATACGGCAGACTACGAAAACCTGCAATTTGTAGATGGCAGTACGTCGAAATCAGTGTCGACCGCTTTGGGCGATATTGAAGGCGTACGAGTTTTTGTAGAGGCCGAGATTGCACCCGGCGTCACCGAACGGGCCGAGTTTGAACTACCTTCTGGTCTTTCCTCTGAAGGAATCAATTTTGTTCCTTCAGGCTATTTACAGGCTAGCGTAGGGTTGATAAAAGGTCTTGAGGTCAAGGCACGCTTTCTGCCAAAGATCAATACTGATGATGTCTCCATTAGCCTATTGGGGGGTGGCCTCCAATACGATTTTACAAAAGCCCTGCCCGCAGATAAGTTGTTGCCAGTGGCCATTTCGGCAGTTATAGGCTATACCAGTTTGAACGGGGAGTATGATTTTACCGACACAGATGTTATCGCGGGCGAAAACCAACGAATTGACACCCAATTCAACACGTGGAATTTTAGTGCAGTGGTATCCACCAAGATGCCCGTCATCAATTTTTATGGCGGTTTGGGCTATGTGACCGGAAAATCGGAAACCGACGTACTGGGCACCTATATTGTTCGACAGGGACCATTTCAGACCACCTATGAAGACCCCTTTTCAATCACTGAAAAAGTAAGTGGTGTAACGGCCAATATCGGTACCAAGCTAAAACTAGGTTTCTTTAGAATCAATGTCGATTACAACATTTCAGAATTCAGTACGTTGACGGCCGGTATTAACTTTGGCTTTCGATAG
- the asnB gene encoding asparagine synthase B has product MCGIVCAFDLKESTETLRPQLLEMSKKVRHRGPDWSGIYADDKAILAHERLAIVDPASGKQPLVSPDGKLILAANGEMYNHRELRKQFEGTYDFKTQSDCEVILALYQKKGPDFIDELNGIFGFAIYDTEKDEYFVARDHMGIIPLYMGWDRNGTFYVASELKALEGVCSKIELFPPGHYLHSSDGELKQWYQRDWMEYEAVKENETSIREVREALEAAVHRQLMSDVPYGVLLSGGLDSSVTSAIAKKYSQKRIESDDTKDAWWPQLHSFSVGLEGSPDLAAARLVADYIGTVHHEIKFTIQEGLDAIKDVIYNIETYDITTIRASTPMYLMARVIKSMGIKMVLSGEGADELFGGYLYFHKAPSPKDFHEETVRKLGKLHMYDCLRANKSLAAWGIEGRVPFLDKEFIDVAMRINPKDKMINGERMEKWVIRKAFESYLPESVAWRQKEQFSDGVGYSWIDTLKELVEKEVSDEQMKNAHFKFPIQTPTTKEEYYYRSIFESHFPSDAAALSVPQEPSVACSTKIALEWDEAFKNMNDPSGRAVAKVHADAYVK; this is encoded by the coding sequence ATGTGTGGAATTGTATGTGCGTTTGATTTAAAGGAAAGCACCGAGACGTTACGGCCCCAATTGTTGGAAATGTCCAAAAAAGTGAGGCACAGGGGGCCTGATTGGAGTGGAATATATGCGGATGATAAGGCCATTTTGGCCCATGAACGTTTGGCCATCGTGGATCCCGCCTCGGGCAAACAGCCATTGGTGAGCCCTGATGGGAAGTTGATATTGGCGGCCAATGGTGAAATGTACAACCATAGAGAGCTCAGAAAGCAATTTGAGGGCACGTATGATTTCAAGACCCAGTCTGACTGTGAGGTCATCTTGGCCTTGTACCAAAAAAAGGGCCCAGATTTTATAGATGAGTTGAACGGTATCTTCGGATTTGCCATCTACGATACGGAAAAAGATGAATACTTTGTTGCCCGTGATCATATGGGCATCATTCCACTTTATATGGGGTGGGACCGCAACGGAACATTTTACGTGGCCTCAGAGTTAAAGGCGTTGGAAGGGGTTTGCTCAAAGATAGAGCTCTTTCCCCCTGGGCATTATTTGCACAGTTCCGATGGAGAGCTCAAGCAATGGTACCAAAGGGATTGGATGGAGTACGAGGCCGTCAAAGAAAACGAAACCAGCATACGAGAGGTGCGTGAGGCCCTTGAAGCGGCCGTTCACAGGCAGTTGATGTCTGATGTGCCATATGGAGTCTTGCTTTCGGGCGGTTTAGATTCGTCGGTCACTTCTGCAATAGCAAAGAAATATTCCCAAAAAAGAATAGAGTCAGATGATACCAAAGATGCGTGGTGGCCTCAGTTGCACTCTTTTTCGGTAGGTTTAGAAGGTTCACCTGACCTGGCTGCCGCGCGATTGGTAGCCGATTATATCGGCACGGTCCATCACGAGATCAAGTTCACCATTCAAGAGGGCCTTGATGCCATCAAGGATGTCATCTACAACATTGAAACGTACGATATCACTACCATTCGGGCTTCAACCCCGATGTATTTGATGGCCAGGGTCATTAAGTCGATGGGCATAAAAATGGTGCTCTCGGGCGAGGGTGCCGATGAGTTGTTCGGTGGGTATCTGTATTTTCATAAGGCACCGAGCCCAAAAGATTTCCATGAAGAAACAGTCAGAAAACTGGGCAAACTTCATATGTACGACTGTCTACGGGCCAACAAGTCGTTGGCCGCTTGGGGCATTGAGGGGCGTGTGCCTTTTTTAGACAAGGAATTTATCGATGTTGCCATGCGCATCAACCCCAAAGACAAGATGATCAACGGTGAGCGTATGGAAAAATGGGTAATTCGAAAGGCGTTTGAGTCGTACTTGCCCGAAAGCGTTGCCTGGAGACAAAAAGAACAGTTTTCTGATGGCGTGGGCTACAGTTGGATTGATACCTTAAAAGAATTGGTCGAAAAGGAGGTTTCAGATGAGCAGATGAAAAACGCCCATTTCAAGTTTCCGATACAGACCCCGACCACCAAAGAAGAATACTATTACCGTTCCATATTTGAAAGCCATTTTCCTTCAGATGCCGCTGCTTTGAGCGTGCCACAAGAGCCCTCCGTGGCTTGTAGCACCAAAATAGCATTGGAGTGGGATGAGGCCTTCAAGAACATGAACGACCCATCGGGCAGGGCGGTGGCCAAAGTGCACGCCGATGCCTACGTAAAGTAA
- a CDS encoding DUF2911 domain-containing protein, with protein sequence MKKIYLLLTLVLALVFNNETNAQEFSGLDKSPADIAAYPSSYRVSDKAVRVIYSRPQLKGRSLSELAPEGKVWRTGANEAPEITFYKDAKVGGQDIKAGTYSLFTIPGENEWTIILNKNLNQWGAYSYDSDADVARIKAKASSSSESLEAFSITFDNNGNMHMGWGTTRVEVPISY encoded by the coding sequence ATGAAAAAAATCTATTTGCTTTTAACACTGGTTCTGGCATTGGTTTTCAACAACGAGACCAACGCCCAAGAATTCAGTGGCCTTGACAAGAGTCCGGCCGATATCGCCGCCTATCCTTCAAGTTACAGGGTTTCAGACAAGGCCGTTCGAGTCATCTACAGCAGACCGCAGCTAAAAGGCCGTAGCCTTTCTGAGCTGGCCCCGGAGGGCAAGGTCTGGAGAACTGGCGCCAACGAAGCGCCTGAAATTACTTTTTACAAGGACGCCAAAGTAGGCGGACAGGACATTAAAGCGGGAACCTACTCCCTTTTTACCATACCCGGCGAAAATGAGTGGACCATTATCTTGAACAAGAACCTCAACCAATGGGGGGCCTATTCGTATGATAGTGATGCCGATGTAGCCCGCATAAAAGCCAAGGCCAGCAGTAGCTCTGAAAGCCTAGAGGCATTTTCAATTACTTTTGATAATAATGGAAACATGCACATGGGCTGGGGCACCACCCGTGTTGAAGTACCGATCAGTTACTAA